In the genome of Chryseobacterium arthrosphaerae, one region contains:
- a CDS encoding helix-turn-helix domain-containing protein yields MKQPVRFNSIADFHAFCGLSHPDHPLISLIDYSKVNYIVEDEELKWIQNFYSIGLKKNVYPKFNYGQQQYDFDSGVLCFVSPQQFLSLEIKQGIQVQPTGFLLLIHPDFLWNTSLTKKIKSYDFFSYQVKEALFLSDKEEKIIVEILKNIEREYLSNIDKFTQELIIAQIELLLIYSDRFYERQFFTRKKSSHELLHKFEEILTGYFENGSLMENGIPTVKCIAEQMNISPNYLGTLLRLHTRQNTQQHIQNKLIDSAKERLSTTSLSVSEIAYELGFEHPQSFSKLFKQKTSQSPGEFRKRFN; encoded by the coding sequence ATGAAACAGCCAGTGCGTTTTAATTCTATTGCCGATTTTCATGCTTTCTGTGGTCTTTCCCATCCTGATCATCCCCTGATCAGTCTTATAGATTACAGCAAAGTAAATTATATTGTGGAGGATGAAGAATTGAAATGGATCCAGAATTTTTATTCGATCGGGTTGAAGAAAAACGTCTATCCCAAATTCAACTATGGGCAGCAGCAATATGATTTTGATTCAGGAGTATTGTGCTTTGTGTCGCCGCAGCAGTTTTTAAGTCTGGAAATAAAACAGGGGATCCAGGTACAGCCCACAGGATTTTTGTTATTGATTCACCCTGACTTTCTTTGGAACACATCATTAACCAAAAAAATAAAATCTTACGACTTCTTCAGCTACCAGGTAAAAGAAGCTCTTTTCCTCTCAGATAAAGAAGAGAAAATCATTGTTGAAATTCTGAAAAATATTGAACGGGAATATCTGTCAAACATTGATAAATTCACACAGGAACTGATTATTGCACAGATCGAATTATTGCTGATTTATTCTGACCGCTTTTATGAGCGCCAGTTTTTTACCCGGAAAAAATCAAGTCATGAACTGCTTCATAAATTTGAAGAGATCCTTACCGGATATTTTGAAAACGGAAGCCTTATGGAAAATGGCATTCCCACTGTAAAATGTATAGCCGAACAGATGAATATTTCCCCCAATTACCTGGGGACCCTGCTTCGTCTCCATACCCGGCAAAATACACAGCAGCATATTCAGAATAAATTAATTGATTCTGCAAAAGAACGTCTGAGCACTACAAGTTTATCCGTGAGCGAAATTGCCTATGAACTCGGTTTTGAACATCCGCAGTCTTTCAGTAAGCTGTTTAAACAAAAAACAAGTCAGTCTCCGGGAGAATTTAGAAAACGGTTCAATTAG
- a CDS encoding serine hydrolase domain-containing protein: MKPVLLSIFILTFYLCPGQDHNILTPEKNEYQIRKKHPGKIIFLSKKLSPENIKESDILTSTLLQEDQDLDIHAFFDNSLVNYLHQIDPVINADELLKNGNYQFSFYVDKKLIYQENIHPGAGTPENKKFKTTLRIPLISSSNEDSWGRYLWKRFYLGHDGIDALSNGKHMLTIEIRPYLKTPDVKTGPVMAEGEITLTIPQKNISEQQIAIQPVQPNSGWISSTDNFDTGTIRNLNKKIAENRFRNITGIAVIKNGKLLLEEYFNGSGRDSLQDTRSVGKSFSSALTGIAIQEGFLKSEEQSLREFYDLKAFKNYSSKKGNVTIKSLLTMSSGFDGNDDNYESPGNEENMYPTDNWVKFTLDLPMTENAMGETWSYFTAGVVVSGDILDKAVPGGLKSYADRKLFQPLGITDYQWQLTPQKKPSLAGGLRMKVLDFARFGQLYKNNGVWNGKTILDKVWIKKSFTNYFADHKDFEGYGYLFWRKVYKAGNRNFEAYQCSGNGGNKIIVFTEIPVVIVITATAYNQPYAHSQADKIVQEYLLPALKMGNE; this comes from the coding sequence ATGAAACCCGTTCTATTATCGATCTTTATTTTGACCTTTTATCTCTGTCCCGGGCAGGATCATAATATACTGACACCGGAAAAAAACGAATACCAGATCCGGAAAAAACATCCGGGAAAAATAATTTTTCTCAGCAAAAAGCTTTCTCCTGAAAACATAAAGGAATCAGATATTCTTACTTCAACGCTGTTGCAGGAGGATCAGGATCTGGACATCCATGCTTTTTTTGACAATTCTCTGGTCAATTACCTTCACCAGATTGATCCGGTTATAAATGCAGATGAATTGCTTAAAAACGGGAATTATCAATTTTCATTTTACGTTGATAAAAAACTGATCTATCAGGAAAATATACATCCGGGAGCCGGTACTCCGGAAAATAAAAAATTCAAAACTACGCTTAGAATTCCTCTTATCAGCAGCAGTAATGAAGATTCCTGGGGAAGATATCTGTGGAAGCGTTTTTATCTGGGACATGACGGAATTGATGCCCTGTCTAACGGAAAGCATATGCTGACAATAGAAATCCGGCCTTACCTGAAAACACCGGATGTAAAGACCGGCCCCGTAATGGCAGAAGGAGAAATCACTCTTACCATTCCCCAAAAGAATATTTCTGAGCAGCAGATTGCCATTCAGCCTGTTCAACCCAACAGTGGATGGATAAGCTCCACCGATAATTTTGATACCGGAACAATCAGAAATTTAAATAAAAAGATTGCTGAAAACAGATTCAGAAATATTACCGGTATTGCTGTTATCAAAAACGGAAAGCTGCTTCTGGAAGAATATTTCAATGGCTCCGGAAGAGATTCTTTACAGGATACACGGTCTGTAGGAAAGTCTTTTTCTTCAGCTTTAACAGGTATTGCAATACAGGAAGGCTTCTTAAAAAGTGAAGAGCAGAGCCTGAGAGAGTTTTATGATCTGAAAGCATTTAAAAATTATTCCTCTAAGAAAGGAAATGTCACCATCAAAAGTTTATTGACCATGAGTTCCGGGTTTGATGGAAATGACGACAATTATGAATCTCCGGGAAATGAAGAAAATATGTACCCTACAGATAACTGGGTGAAGTTTACCCTGGATCTGCCCATGACAGAAAATGCTATGGGGGAAACTTGGAGCTATTTCACCGCAGGAGTTGTGGTAAGCGGTGATATTCTGGACAAAGCGGTTCCCGGCGGTCTGAAAAGTTATGCTGATCGGAAATTATTTCAGCCTCTTGGTATTACAGATTATCAATGGCAGCTGACTCCTCAGAAAAAGCCTTCACTGGCAGGAGGATTAAGGATGAAAGTTTTGGATTTTGCCAGATTCGGACAGCTTTATAAAAATAACGGGGTCTGGAATGGGAAAACTATATTGGATAAAGTCTGGATCAAGAAATCTTTTACCAATTATTTTGCTGATCATAAGGACTTTGAAGGTTATGGTTATTTATTCTGGAGAAAAGTGTATAAGGCCGGGAATAGAAATTTTGAGGCTTACCAGTGCAGCGGAAATGGAGGAAACAAAATCATTGTATTTACAGAAATCCCTGTTGTCATAGTGATTACCGCAACGGCATACAATCAGCCTTATGCCCATTCACAGGCAGACAAAATTGTACAGGAATATCTCTTACCCGCTTTGAAAATGGGTAATGAGTAA
- the rimM gene encoding ribosome maturation factor RimM (Essential for efficient processing of 16S rRNA), with the protein MRKEDCYFLGKITRRHGLAGNVILKLDTDQPELYNKLESIFVEINGLLVPFFIEKSSWSKLDALNLAFKNSSEAMVDQTLGKSVYLPLASLPKLTGKQFYYHEIIGFEIFDQDGNNCGVIRSVNDQTAQVYFITNLDGKEVVIPMIKDWILDVDREERTIKMELPEGLIDVFLVPSKKDE; encoded by the coding sequence ATGCGTAAAGAAGATTGCTATTTTTTAGGGAAAATCACACGCAGACACGGACTTGCGGGTAACGTGATCCTTAAACTGGATACCGACCAACCCGAGCTTTACAATAAATTGGAATCAATATTCGTTGAAATCAACGGATTATTGGTTCCATTTTTTATTGAAAAATCATCATGGAGCAAATTAGATGCTCTGAACCTTGCCTTCAAAAATTCTTCTGAGGCTATGGTAGACCAGACTTTAGGTAAAAGTGTTTACCTTCCGTTGGCCTCTCTTCCAAAACTTACAGGCAAACAATTCTATTACCACGAAATCATCGGATTTGAGATTTTTGACCAGGATGGTAACAACTGTGGAGTAATCAGATCTGTAAACGATCAGACGGCACAGGTATATTTCATTACCAATCTGGATGGAAAAGAAGTGGTGATTCCTATGATCAAAGACTGGATTCTTGACGTTGACAGAGAAGAAAGAACGATCAAAATGGAACTTCCTGAAGGACTTATTGATGTTTTTCTGGTTCCATCCAAAAAAGACGAATAG
- a CDS encoding 30S ribosomal protein S16 gives MSVKIRLQRHGKKGKPFFHIVVADSRARRDGRFIEKLGTYNPITNPATIELNVDSAVQWLNNGAQPTDTARAILSYKGALYKKHLQGGVAKGAFDEAEAEKRFNAWVEAKESKVQGKVDGLATAKADAKKAALEAEVKVNEARIAAAAQAEADAKAAEEAANAPAEEVAEATEGEAPAAETEENTEA, from the coding sequence ATGTCAGTAAAAATCAGATTACAAAGACACGGTAAAAAAGGAAAGCCTTTTTTCCACATCGTGGTTGCAGATTCTAGAGCTAGAAGAGATGGTAGATTCATCGAAAAACTAGGAACTTACAACCCAATTACTAACCCGGCAACTATCGAATTGAACGTTGATTCTGCTGTACAGTGGTTAAACAACGGTGCTCAGCCTACTGATACTGCTAGAGCTATCCTTTCTTACAAAGGTGCCCTTTACAAAAAACACTTACAAGGTGGTGTAGCTAAAGGTGCTTTTGACGAAGCTGAAGCTGAGAAGAGATTCAACGCTTGGGTAGAGGCTAAAGAGTCTAAAGTACAAGGTAAAGTAGATGGTTTAGCTACTGCTAAAGCTGATGCTAAGAAAGCTGCTTTAGAAGCTGAAGTAAAAGTAAACGAAGCTAGAATCGCTGCTGCTGCACAAGCTGAAGCTGATGCTAAAGCTGCTGAAGAAGCTGCAAATGCACCTGCTGAGGAAGTTGCTGAAGCTACAGAAGGAGAAGCTCCTGCTGCTGAAACTGAAGAAAACACTGAAGCTTAA
- a CDS encoding nitroreductase family protein, translating into MNKAEVLKEIIEQRRSIFPKDYTDTEIAQEVIDEILHSATLAPNHKRTKPWRFRIFKGEEKAKLASEMQAIYKATQPEQLFLEKKYNDIGFKINKADVVVSIVVNFSGMVPEWEEIAAVSMAVQNMYLTCTANNVGCYWSSPKIVDHLKDSLTIEENQKCLGLFYMGMV; encoded by the coding sequence ATGAATAAAGCAGAAGTTTTAAAAGAAATCATAGAGCAGAGAAGAAGTATTTTTCCGAAAGATTATACAGATACAGAAATAGCTCAGGAGGTCATTGATGAAATTTTACATTCAGCAACACTGGCCCCGAATCATAAAAGAACAAAACCCTGGCGTTTCAGGATCTTCAAAGGGGAAGAAAAAGCAAAACTGGCTTCAGAAATGCAGGCCATCTATAAAGCAACCCAGCCTGAACAGCTTTTCCTGGAGAAAAAGTACAATGATATTGGCTTTAAAATCAACAAAGCAGATGTTGTGGTATCCATTGTAGTCAATTTCAGCGGAATGGTTCCTGAATGGGAAGAAATTGCGGCTGTCTCCATGGCCGTTCAGAATATGTACCTTACCTGTACAGCCAATAATGTAGGGTGCTACTGGAGTTCGCCTAAAATTGTAGACCATCTGAAGGATTCACTGACGATTGAAGAAAACCAGAAGTGTCTGGGACTTTTTTATATGGGAATGGTGTAA
- a CDS encoding DoxX family membrane protein, with product MKFEKLRTGRLNQWIIIHLRYLVGFAFFPSGLVKLMGNRFTILSTDDPIGYFFEALYQSGFYWNFLGLAQISAGILLMTQRYATLGALMFLTILTNIWIITISLSFKGTWIITSLMMVAVLILLIWDKHKLLPVFNYNKASMVKEYPDPEPVWIIAGMIYAVSCIVLYMLDPVKGNIYEKWLSIILGVGIVLTFVFSNYKAYKNRKPVLNT from the coding sequence ATGAAATTTGAAAAATTAAGAACAGGCAGGCTCAACCAATGGATAATAATTCATCTCCGTTATCTGGTGGGATTTGCATTTTTTCCGTCAGGGCTGGTAAAGCTCATGGGAAACAGATTCACAATACTCTCAACAGACGATCCGATCGGCTATTTCTTTGAAGCCCTGTACCAGTCCGGATTCTACTGGAATTTTCTGGGACTGGCACAGATCTCTGCAGGAATTTTACTGATGACACAACGTTACGCCACCCTGGGGGCATTGATGTTTTTAACGATATTAACCAATATCTGGATCATTACGATCAGCCTTTCCTTCAAAGGAACCTGGATCATAACCTCTTTAATGATGGTTGCTGTCCTTATATTATTGATCTGGGACAAACATAAACTGCTTCCGGTTTTCAATTATAATAAAGCAAGTATGGTAAAGGAATATCCTGATCCGGAACCTGTCTGGATCATTGCCGGAATGATATATGCTGTAAGTTGTATCGTTTTGTATATGCTTGATCCTGTCAAAGGAAACATCTATGAAAAATGGTTGAGTATCATATTGGGGGTAGGTATTGTGCTGACTTTTGTTTTCAGTAATTATAAAGCTTATAAAAATAGAAAACCGGTACTGAATACTTAA
- a CDS encoding DUF805 domain-containing protein — translation MIHRILNQFSFKGRITRGQYVVSLIIFYVFVYPLTLIEKHYELSEDGKGIVGLFIIPFIIFILVKGARRCHDRGNSGLYQFIPGYFFFMVFGDSDYGVNKYGPNPKGEGNDTFNTTTDQFQNALMSTMLHSDHCRHCGHQHCSCNKRR, via the coding sequence ATGATCCATAGAATTTTAAATCAGTTTTCCTTCAAAGGAAGAATCACCAGAGGGCAGTATGTGGTTTCCCTTATTATCTTTTACGTATTCGTATATCCTTTAACGTTGATTGAAAAGCATTACGAACTGTCAGAAGACGGAAAAGGAATCGTAGGGCTTTTTATAATCCCTTTTATTATTTTTATTTTAGTGAAAGGCGCAAGAAGATGCCATGACAGAGGCAACAGCGGATTGTATCAGTTTATTCCGGGTTATTTTTTCTTTATGGTATTTGGCGACAGTGATTACGGAGTCAATAAATATGGTCCCAATCCGAAAGGTGAAGGTAATGATACCTTCAACACCACTACAGATCAGTTTCAGAATGCATTAATGAGTACTATGCTGCACAGCGATCACTGCAGACATTGCGGGCATCAGCACTGCAGCTGTAATAAAAGAAGGTAA
- a CDS encoding SRPBCC family protein, with protein sequence MKTLLKIIGAIILLVVIYAVIAMLAFSKDYHYEKSIVINAPKEKVWQHVGSLKAYNTWDPFSKEIKNFSVIYSGEGDKIGDSYHWKGDDSEGEQSITEIVPNEKMGTQLHFIKPFEGMAKCNFILTPEGSGTKVTWMIDNELTTMMKVMKPMMNSNMDKMFGQGLNDLKKIAEK encoded by the coding sequence ATGAAAACACTCTTAAAAATCATTGGTGCCATCATTCTGCTGGTGGTAATATATGCCGTAATTGCCATGCTGGCTTTCAGTAAAGATTACCACTATGAAAAATCCATCGTCATCAATGCTCCGAAAGAGAAAGTATGGCAGCACGTAGGCTCTTTAAAGGCATACAATACCTGGGATCCTTTTTCTAAAGAAATAAAAAACTTTTCCGTCATTTATTCCGGGGAAGGCGATAAGATAGGAGATTCTTACCACTGGAAAGGTGATGACAGTGAAGGTGAACAGTCCATTACTGAGATCGTTCCGAATGAAAAAATGGGGACTCAGCTTCATTTCATTAAACCATTTGAAGGAATGGCTAAATGTAATTTTATACTGACACCCGAAGGAAGCGGAACCAAAGTAACCTGGATGATTGATAACGAACTGACCACCATGATGAAAGTGATGAAGCCTATGATGAACAGTAATATGGATAAAATGTTCGGCCAGGGATTGAATGATCTCAAGAAAATTGCAGAGAAATAA
- a CDS encoding M3 family metallopeptidase, with amino-acid sequence MNILTEKFNTPYHSAPFDTIKNEDYLPAFKELIQQSEAEIDAIVNNPEAPTFENVIEALAYSGEQLDIVSNIFFNLNSAETSDEIQQIAQEVSPILTEYSSKISQNEALFSKIKKVYDEKEKYNLNEEQEMLLNETYKGFVRSGALLNEEDKEKLKNISMDLSLKSLQFGQNVLASTNAYFKHITNKEDLAGIPEAIIEQYAEEAKERNLDGWVVTLQYPSYIPFMTYAENRELRKELALANGKKSFDGGEYDNQNMIKELLNLKQQKAVLLGYKDYADFVLEERMAKSPVKVFDFLNELLTKAKPYADKEIEELKSLAKADGIEDMQSYDHAFYAEKLRKQKFDLNDEELKPYFPLNQVQDAVFGLAGKLFGLTFEERNDIPKYHEEVKVYEVKENGTYKALLYVDYFPRKGKRAGAWMTSYKNQYKKNGENSRPHISIVCNFSKPTKDTPSLLTFQEVTTLFHEFGHALHGMLADTQYPTLSGTSVKWDFVELPSQFLENFCYEPEFLKTFAKHYKTGEVLPDEKIEKIEQSKNFMEGYQTLRQLGFGLLDMNYHTKAGELEHESVKDFEDKYTKATALYPTNPETAMSPSFSHIFQGGYSAGYYSYKWAEVLDADAFQYFKENGIFNPEIAAKYKVLLSSGGTKDPMELYKNFRGSEPKVESLLKRAFG; translated from the coding sequence ATGAATATTTTAACAGAGAAATTCAATACACCATACCATTCAGCACCATTCGATACTATCAAAAATGAAGATTATCTTCCAGCTTTTAAGGAATTGATCCAACAATCGGAAGCAGAAATTGATGCCATTGTCAATAATCCTGAAGCGCCCACTTTTGAAAACGTGATTGAGGCTCTGGCTTATTCCGGAGAACAGCTGGACATCGTATCCAATATATTCTTCAATCTGAATTCTGCAGAGACCAGTGATGAGATCCAGCAGATCGCACAGGAAGTTTCCCCGATCCTGACAGAATATTCTTCAAAGATCTCGCAAAACGAAGCCCTTTTCAGTAAAATCAAAAAAGTATATGATGAAAAGGAAAAATACAACCTCAATGAAGAGCAGGAAATGCTTTTGAATGAAACGTATAAAGGTTTTGTAAGAAGCGGTGCTTTACTCAATGAAGAAGATAAGGAGAAATTAAAGAACATCAGCATGGATCTTTCTTTAAAATCGTTACAGTTCGGACAGAATGTACTGGCCTCTACGAATGCTTATTTTAAGCATATCACCAATAAAGAAGACCTTGCAGGAATTCCTGAAGCCATTATTGAGCAATATGCCGAGGAAGCCAAAGAAAGAAATCTTGACGGCTGGGTTGTCACCTTACAATATCCAAGCTATATCCCGTTCATGACTTATGCTGAAAACCGTGAACTGAGAAAGGAACTTGCACTGGCTAACGGTAAAAAATCTTTTGACGGCGGAGAATATGACAACCAGAATATGATCAAGGAGCTTCTGAATTTAAAACAACAAAAAGCAGTTCTTTTAGGATATAAAGATTATGCAGATTTTGTTCTTGAAGAAAGAATGGCCAAATCTCCGGTAAAGGTTTTCGATTTCCTGAACGAGCTTTTAACCAAAGCAAAACCTTATGCTGATAAAGAAATTGAAGAATTAAAATCCCTGGCAAAGGCCGACGGTATTGAAGATATGCAGAGCTATGACCATGCCTTCTATGCTGAAAAGCTCCGTAAGCAAAAATTTGACCTGAATGATGAAGAACTGAAACCTTATTTCCCACTGAACCAGGTTCAGGATGCCGTTTTCGGACTGGCCGGAAAGCTTTTCGGATTGACTTTTGAAGAAAGGAATGATATTCCGAAATACCACGAAGAGGTAAAAGTTTATGAGGTAAAAGAGAACGGCACTTATAAGGCACTGCTGTATGTTGACTATTTTCCGAGAAAAGGGAAAAGAGCCGGAGCATGGATGACCAGCTATAAAAATCAGTACAAAAAGAACGGTGAAAATTCACGTCCGCATATTTCTATTGTCTGCAACTTCAGTAAACCGACAAAAGATACGCCTAGCCTGCTGACCTTCCAGGAAGTAACGACCTTATTCCATGAATTCGGGCATGCTCTTCACGGAATGTTGGCTGACACTCAGTATCCTACTCTTTCCGGAACTTCTGTAAAATGGGATTTTGTGGAGCTTCCGTCTCAGTTCCTTGAAAACTTCTGCTATGAGCCTGAGTTCTTAAAGACTTTTGCGAAGCATTATAAAACGGGAGAAGTTCTTCCTGACGAAAAAATAGAAAAGATCGAGCAGTCTAAAAACTTTATGGAAGGCTACCAGACTCTAAGACAGTTAGGTTTCGGGCTTCTGGATATGAATTACCACACAAAAGCTGGAGAACTGGAGCACGAAAGTGTGAAAGACTTCGAGGATAAATATACCAAAGCTACTGCACTTTATCCTACCAATCCGGAAACAGCAATGAGCCCCAGTTTCTCTCATATTTTCCAGGGAGGTTATTCTGCAGGATATTATTCTTACAAATGGGCGGAAGTATTGGATGCCGATGCCTTCCAGTACTTTAAAGAAAACGGAATCTTCAATCCTGAAATTGCGGCAAAATATAAAGTACTGCTTTCTTCGGGAGGAACCAAAGATCCTATGGAACTCTATAAAAACTTCAGAGGAAGCGAGCCTAAAGTGGAGAGTTTGTTGAAAAGAGCTTTTGGATAA
- a CDS encoding tetratricopeptide repeat protein — MNSISQRLENVKKLQAKRWQNEDHWDTLNDLLIKELDEILLIEPENTSALINIGAIYSDMGENEKALEYLKTALKLGSEDKNLFVNLAIVMIYMEKHQSEYLEYLEEVEDKVENPLTFKAHFEPQSR; from the coding sequence ATGAACAGCATATCGCAAAGACTTGAAAACGTTAAAAAGCTTCAGGCTAAAAGGTGGCAGAATGAAGACCACTGGGATACTTTAAATGATCTTCTGATTAAAGAATTGGATGAAATTTTACTTATTGAGCCTGAGAATACCTCTGCACTCATCAATATCGGCGCTATTTATTCTGATATGGGAGAAAATGAGAAAGCGCTGGAATATTTAAAAACGGCACTGAAACTGGGCTCAGAAGATAAAAATCTTTTTGTAAACCTGGCTATTGTTATGATTTATATGGAGAAGCATCAGTCGGAATATTTAGAGTATCTTGAAGAAGTGGAAGATAAAGTGGAGAACCCTCTTACCTTTAAAGCGCATTTTGAACCGCAATCCCGTTAA
- a CDS encoding M949_RS01915 family surface polysaccharide biosynthesis protein, with amino-acid sequence MKKTYFLYTLPFLFFLNCKNEKKDSTAEAKVPETHQTEKTDSLVTARIDSSQVPKGLKYKGDFKDGFRWKDKTGEYMVITSETGVYINESFAHENDGSDAEVFAHCYSLENNQQIWKVNDFIKDCMVDIDAAFKKNSLSVTDLDKNGIAEVWVMYEMACKGDVSPSDLKVIMYEGKQKFAMRGETKIRSGMEDQGKPVFEGGTYTFDKAFQQGPKVFREYAEKLWAEHVQD; translated from the coding sequence TTGAAAAAAACTTACTTCCTTTACACCCTGCCCTTCCTGTTCTTTTTAAACTGTAAAAACGAAAAGAAAGATTCAACCGCTGAGGCAAAAGTTCCGGAAACTCATCAGACAGAAAAAACAGATTCCCTGGTGACTGCAAGAATTGATTCTTCCCAGGTTCCAAAGGGGCTGAAATATAAAGGAGATTTTAAAGATGGATTCCGGTGGAAAGATAAAACAGGAGAGTATATGGTCATTACTTCTGAAACAGGTGTTTACATCAATGAAAGCTTTGCCCACGAAAATGATGGCAGCGATGCTGAAGTTTTTGCCCATTGTTATTCTCTGGAAAATAACCAACAAATATGGAAGGTGAATGACTTTATCAAAGACTGTATGGTAGATATTGATGCCGCATTTAAGAAAAACTCTTTAAGCGTAACAGATCTTGATAAAAACGGTATTGCCGAAGTCTGGGTGATGTATGAAATGGCCTGTAAAGGTGACGTAAGCCCTTCAGATCTGAAGGTCATCATGTACGAAGGAAAACAAAAGTTTGCCATGCGCGGAGAAACAAAAATACGGTCCGGAATGGAAGATCAGGGTAAGCCCGTATTTGAAGGCGGAACTTATACCTTTGACAAAGCTTTTCAGCAGGGGCCAAAAGTATTCAGGGAGTATGCAGAAAAACTCTGGGCTGAGCACGTTCAGGATTAA
- a CDS encoding YqaE/Pmp3 family membrane protein has protein sequence MFLAVVLPFLSFIVRGKVLTGILCFFLQITLIGWLPAAIWAVMSLNNERANKRNEDLIRAVRESQK, from the coding sequence ATGTTTTTAGCTGTTGTACTTCCCTTCCTATCTTTTATCGTTAGAGGAAAAGTGCTTACCGGTATCCTGTGCTTTTTCTTACAGATCACTTTGATCGGCTGGCTTCCGGCGGCTATCTGGGCTGTCATGTCCTTAAATAATGAAAGAGCCAATAAACGCAACGAAGATCTGATCCGTGCTGTGCGTGAAAGTCAGAAATAA
- a CDS encoding RHS repeat domain-containing protein, with protein sequence MKYLPLLLLTASLSASAQMNICPTYTIPEVRINKINFLVTPNMEVEDLNLKKLPIKKKITPAGVTEYDKNGNIIKEETQHGSFRKTIKCTYTNGVLTERQYLYFPDKEKTEAANRESLRTGEAEIAGNGMGSVAYAEPNKTESLYTATLNNKNQVTSFRTQEFTFKGNDKKLTSEQQTDITYLNGKISSVKSANGTELYTYKNGLLAKRDRKIKDNMIEKSISEEFLYDNNKNLIGIQYKEEATRNGEIMGKSSGMRDPISYDSKNRMVKYGNGQSFTQYTYDSAGNMSSMTDYSGGIDLGKKQFEYEKNLLTKVSEIKGGVKSSQDQYTYKNGLLTEMKSYSGSTLNAKMVFEYNDKNHLTKASLLYPKNASGTEFTPSSETEYIYEGKSVTVKNQGKETLRYELY encoded by the coding sequence ATGAAATACTTACCTCTATTACTGCTAACTGCTTCTCTCAGTGCTTCAGCACAAATGAACATATGCCCTACTTACACTATTCCCGAAGTAAGGATTAACAAAATAAACTTCCTTGTTACTCCCAATATGGAAGTGGAAGATCTAAATTTAAAAAAATTACCTATTAAGAAAAAAATTACTCCTGCAGGGGTAACGGAATACGATAAAAACGGCAATATCATCAAAGAAGAAACCCAACATGGCAGTTTCAGAAAGACGATAAAATGTACCTACACCAATGGAGTTCTCACCGAAAGACAATACCTCTACTTCCCAGATAAAGAAAAAACAGAAGCAGCCAACCGGGAGTCTTTACGAACTGGAGAAGCTGAAATAGCAGGGAACGGAATGGGCAGTGTGGCCTATGCCGAACCCAACAAAACAGAAAGTCTGTATACGGCAACTCTCAACAATAAAAATCAGGTGACTTCTTTCCGTACTCAGGAGTTTACCTTCAAAGGAAATGATAAGAAACTCACTTCCGAACAACAGACCGATATTACTTATCTGAATGGTAAGATTTCTTCCGTAAAATCTGCAAACGGCACTGAACTGTATACCTACAAAAACGGATTGCTTGCCAAAAGAGACAGAAAAATAAAGGACAACATGATAGAAAAGAGTATCTCAGAAGAATTTCTGTATGATAACAATAAAAACCTGATTGGCATTCAATACAAAGAGGAAGCGACCCGCAATGGAGAGATAATGGGTAAAAGCTCAGGAATGAGGGATCCTATATCGTATGATTCCAAAAACAGAATGGTAAAATATGGCAATGGACAAAGCTTCACCCAATATACCTATGACAGTGCAGGCAATATGTCTTCAATGACTGATTACTCCGGAGGCATTGATCTGGGAAAGAAACAATTTGAATATGAAAAAAATCTTCTGACCAAAGTTTCTGAAATAAAAGGCGGGGTAAAATCATCCCAGGATCAGTATACCTATAAAAACGGATTGCTAACAGAAATGAAATCCTATTCCGGCTCTACTCTCAATGCTAAAATGGTCTTTGAATACAATGATAAAAACCATCTTACCAAAGCCAGCCTTTTATACCCTAAAAATGCTTCAGGTACTGAATTTACACCTTCTAGCGAAACAGAATATATCTATGAAGGGAAATCTGTGACTGTAAAAAATCAGGGTAAGGAAACGCTACGCTATGAGCTTTATTGA